In the Rhizobium sp. CB3090 genome, one interval contains:
- a CDS encoding BA14K family protein, giving the protein MLGFRAKIATIAVSAAVALTSFTPSFAMQMPAAPAAAVDKAAPTDIQQVQWRRYGGYHRGYYPYYRRGWYGGYRGYPRYRYGYRYYDGYWYPLAAFGAGAIIGGAIASQPRYVAPAGGINPRHVEWCEARYRSYRAYDNTFQPNRGPRQQCYSPYY; this is encoded by the coding sequence ATGCTTGGTTTCCGTGCAAAAATTGCGACCATTGCTGTTTCGGCCGCTGTGGCTCTGACGAGCTTCACCCCGTCCTTCGCAATGCAGATGCCCGCCGCACCCGCTGCGGCAGTAGATAAGGCTGCCCCTACCGATATTCAGCAGGTTCAATGGCGCCGCTATGGCGGTTATCACCGCGGGTACTATCCCTACTATCGCCGTGGCTGGTATGGCGGCTATCGCGGTTATCCGCGCTACCGTTATGGCTATCGCTATTATGATGGCTATTGGTACCCGCTGGCGGCCTTCGGCGCCGGAGCCATCATCGGCGGTGCGATTGCCAGCCAGCCGCGGTATGTCGCCCCGGCTGGAGGGATCAACCCACGCCATGTCGAATGGTGCGAGGCGCGCTATCGGTCCTATAGGGCTTACGACAATACGTTCCAGCCCAATCGTGGTCCTCGGCAGCAGTGCTACTCGCCCTACTATTAG
- a CDS encoding transporter, with product MNTITSVTTIPGLVWAYRLRPGASKPERLSDDTDRAVLFAGDGFLWLHLNLVDARVPALLEDVPGLNEAARMALTTHETHATLTVDEQMLFGTLVDFQREFDQDTRDIGWLHFVVTDRMLITTRLQPLRSVERARMMIEKNAAKFTWPLDIFELLVVEFQRTLISLVMEMTEELNLIEDFVYDNAPRDERRRLAPVRRTIVRLHRHLRTVLTLMRRAAASDDEEMPLGFEDVAGRLTGRLEAVDHDVYALQERARLLHEEIDSKLSSEINRHLYILSIMTAFLLPPTLVTGFFGMNTSNLPFSTGGGGTEYAVGLIIASMVLSWWLLKRVNIL from the coding sequence ATGAACACGATCACGTCAGTCACCACGATACCCGGCCTTGTCTGGGCTTATCGTCTGCGCCCCGGCGCGAGTAAGCCGGAGCGGCTGTCCGATGATACCGATCGCGCCGTGCTGTTTGCCGGGGACGGTTTCCTGTGGCTGCATCTCAACCTTGTCGATGCTCGGGTGCCTGCCTTGTTGGAGGATGTGCCGGGGTTGAACGAAGCGGCCCGTATGGCGCTCACCACGCATGAGACGCATGCGACCCTCACCGTCGACGAGCAGATGCTGTTCGGTACGCTCGTCGATTTCCAGCGCGAATTCGATCAGGACACGCGCGACATCGGCTGGCTGCATTTTGTGGTCACCGACCGCATGCTTATCACCACCCGGCTGCAACCGCTACGCAGCGTCGAGCGGGCGCGCATGATGATCGAAAAGAACGCTGCCAAATTTACGTGGCCGCTCGATATTTTCGAACTGCTGGTCGTCGAGTTCCAGCGTACCCTGATCTCGCTGGTCATGGAGATGACCGAAGAGCTCAACCTCATCGAGGATTTCGTCTACGACAACGCGCCACGGGATGAACGCCGACGGCTGGCGCCGGTGCGCCGGACGATCGTGCGCCTGCACCGGCATTTGCGTACCGTTTTGACGCTGATGCGGCGCGCTGCAGCATCAGATGACGAAGAGATGCCGCTCGGCTTCGAGGATGTCGCTGGCCGCTTGACCGGCCGGCTAGAGGCGGTCGATCACGACGTCTATGCGTTGCAGGAGCGCGCCAGGCTGCTGCACGAAGAAATCGACTCGAAGCTTTCCTCCGAGATCAACCGCCATCTCTACATTCTGTCGATCATGACGGCTTTCCTGCTGCCGCCGACTCTGGTCACCGGCTTTTTCGGCATGAACACATCAAATTTGCCGTTTTCAACCGGTGGCGGCGGCACGGAGTATGCCGTCGGGCTCATCATCGCTTCGATGGTATTATCCTGGTGGCTGCTGAAGCGGGTCAACATTCTCTGA
- a CDS encoding acyl-CoA dehydrogenase, with product MYKAPVEEIAFTLKHVAGMGQAMEEGRLGDLSGDVVDAILTEAGRFASDVMEPLAEIGDRHGAKLVDGKVVLPAGWEQLYRDWVAGGWNGLTAPEEFGGQGLPHMLNIATLEMWNSASMAFGLAPTLTMGAVEALLAHGSEDLKRKYLAKLVSGEWAGTMNLTEPHAGSDVGALRTRAERRDDGTYRLFGQKIFITWGDHEAAENIVHFVLARLPDAPAGTRGISLFLVPKFLVGDDGALGARNDYFAHSLEHKLGIQGSPTCTMIYGDGKYGTEKGAVAWLIGEENKGLACMFTMMNNARLAVGIQGVAIAEAATQKAIAYAKERTQGRAPGTTTAGMSPIIEHPDVARMLLTMKALTQGSRAICYACAEAIDMSHRDERRAQYWQERAALLTPIAKSFSTDAGVDVASLGIQVHGGMGFIEETGAARLLRDARIAPIYEGTNGIQAIDLVTRKLTITNGDHVRGFTHELREIADAVARSNLDGFGETAERLYAAITDLEAASEWLLVRQAEGRITEALAGATSYQRLFGLVLTGCYLAKGGLADVADGEEEKRIALCRFAAENMLAETTALTDRIVAGASSLEAARIALA from the coding sequence ATGTACAAGGCGCCGGTCGAGGAAATCGCGTTTACGCTGAAGCATGTCGCTGGCATGGGGCAGGCGATGGAGGAGGGGCGTCTCGGCGATCTCAGCGGCGATGTCGTTGACGCTATCCTGACGGAGGCCGGCCGTTTTGCAAGTGACGTGATGGAGCCGCTGGCCGAAATTGGCGATCGGCACGGCGCGAAGCTGGTTGATGGCAAGGTGGTGCTGCCCGCTGGCTGGGAGCAGCTCTATCGCGACTGGGTTGCCGGCGGCTGGAATGGGCTGACGGCGCCAGAGGAATTTGGCGGTCAGGGCCTGCCACATATGCTGAATATCGCGACGCTGGAAATGTGGAATTCCGCTTCTATGGCCTTTGGCCTCGCGCCGACCTTGACCATGGGTGCAGTCGAGGCGCTGCTCGCCCACGGTAGCGAAGACCTTAAGCGCAAGTATCTGGCAAAACTGGTCTCCGGCGAATGGGCCGGCACGATGAACCTGACCGAGCCGCATGCCGGCTCCGATGTCGGCGCGCTGCGCACTCGCGCCGAACGCCGCGACGACGGTACCTATCGCCTGTTCGGCCAGAAGATTTTTATTACCTGGGGCGATCATGAGGCGGCGGAGAATATCGTCCATTTCGTGCTCGCCCGCCTTCCGGACGCGCCGGCGGGCACCCGCGGCATTTCCCTGTTCCTCGTGCCGAAATTCCTTGTCGGCGACGATGGCGCACTCGGCGCTCGCAATGATTATTTCGCCCATTCGCTGGAGCATAAGCTCGGCATCCAAGGCTCGCCGACCTGCACGATGATCTATGGCGACGGCAAATACGGAACCGAAAAGGGTGCCGTTGCCTGGCTGATCGGCGAGGAGAACAAGGGGCTGGCCTGCATGTTCACGATGATGAACAATGCCCGTCTCGCCGTCGGTATCCAAGGTGTGGCGATCGCCGAGGCTGCGACGCAGAAGGCCATCGCTTACGCAAAAGAGCGCACGCAAGGCCGGGCGCCGGGTACGACGACCGCAGGCATGAGCCCGATCATCGAACATCCTGATGTCGCCCGCATGCTGCTGACGATGAAAGCGCTGACGCAGGGTTCGCGCGCCATCTGCTATGCCTGCGCCGAGGCGATCGACATGTCGCATCGCGATGAGAGAAGGGCACAGTATTGGCAGGAGCGGGCGGCCCTGCTGACACCGATCGCCAAATCCTTCTCCACCGACGCCGGCGTCGATGTCGCCTCGCTCGGCATTCAGGTGCATGGCGGCATGGGTTTCATCGAGGAGACGGGCGCGGCCCGCCTGCTGCGCGACGCCCGCATCGCGCCGATCTACGAAGGCACCAACGGCATCCAGGCGATCGACCTTGTGACGCGTAAGCTGACAATTACCAATGGGGACCATGTGCGTGGCTTCACCCACGAGCTGCGCGAGATCGCCGATGCCGTTGCAAGATCCAATCTGGACGGCTTCGGCGAGACGGCTGAACGGCTCTACGCTGCCATCACCGATCTCGAAGCGGCAAGCGAATGGCTGCTGGTACGCCAGGCGGAGGGCCGTATCACTGAGGCCCTGGCAGGTGCCACATCCTATCAACGGCTCTTCGGCCTCGTACTGACGGGCTGCTATCTCGCCAAAGGCGGTTTGGCCGATGTTGCAGACGGCGAGGAGGAAAAGCGCATCGCTCTTTGCCGCTTTGCTGCGGAAAACATGCTGGCCGAAACCACCGCACTCACCGATCGCATCGTCGCCGGCGCTTCCAGCCTGGAAGCCGCGCGCATCGCTCTTGCCTAA
- a CDS encoding crotonase/enoyl-CoA hydratase family protein, with the protein MTDHILIERPETAPHVQVIRFSRPEKKNAFTRAMYQTMTDALRAADEISDVRAIAFLGSEGCFSAGNDLADFLAFAMSGTMGREVLDFLAALATAKKPVVSGVDGLAIGIGTTIHLHCDLTIASDRSLFKTPFVDLALVPEAASSLLAPRVMGHQRAFALLALGEGFSAAEAKDAGLIWKITAPEALEAETLSVAAKLAAKPPEALRIARDLMRGSTEDVLARIEEEARHFAAQLKSAEARAAFEAFMKR; encoded by the coding sequence TTGACCGACCACATCCTGATCGAACGCCCTGAGACCGCGCCGCATGTGCAAGTGATCCGCTTCAGCCGGCCGGAAAAGAAAAATGCCTTCACCCGCGCCATGTATCAGACAATGACCGACGCGCTGCGGGCAGCGGATGAGATCTCGGATGTCCGCGCCATCGCCTTTCTCGGCAGCGAAGGTTGTTTTTCCGCCGGCAATGATCTTGCCGATTTCCTGGCATTCGCCATGAGCGGCACCATGGGCCGCGAGGTGCTGGACTTTCTGGCCGCACTGGCAACGGCGAAAAAACCCGTCGTCTCCGGCGTCGACGGCCTGGCGATCGGCATCGGCACCACGATCCATCTCCATTGCGACCTGACGATCGCCTCCGACCGCAGCCTGTTCAAGACCCCTTTCGTCGATCTCGCCCTCGTCCCCGAAGCCGCCTCCAGCCTGCTCGCCCCCCGTGTCATGGGCCACCAGCGCGCCTTCGCTCTGCTCGCTCTCGGCGAGGGCTTTTCCGCCGCGGAAGCAAAAGACGCCGGCCTGATCTGGAAAATCACCGCGCCGGAAGCGCTGGAAGCCGAAACCCTCTCGGTCGCCGCCAAACTCGCCGCCAAGCCACCCGAGGCTCTGCGGATCGCCCGCGACCTGATGCGGGGCTCCACTGAGGATGTGCTCGCCCGCATCGAGGAAGAGGCTAGGCACTTTGCGGCGCAGTTGAAGAGCGCAGAGGCTCGGGCGGCATTCGAGGCTTTCATGAAGCGGTGA
- a CDS encoding class I SAM-dependent RNA methyltransferase, with translation MSTETVTIQKLGAQGDGIAQGTDGPIYVPFTLPGETVAIARVKSHGTLMSITSASPDRQEPPCRHFGPEGVNGTCGGCTLQHYADQPYRAFKRQLVVDALRSKGLAPEVDDIIAAHPGERRRVVFAARKTEKEMLIGFNQAESHHIVAIQECPIASAGIMSRLPAIRAVGAALAVSAEAFRISVLETLSGLDIAVDDIKKLSDKQRRSAIETVLTLRGIARVSLNGEILVEPMKPMVEFGGVQVSPPPGAFTQATKPAEEAMADLVAAHVGKAKRIADLFAGSGTFSLRLARIGRVHAVEGEDKPLAALDHAARNTQGLKPVTIERRDLFRRPLMAQELKAYDAVVFDPPRAGAEFQSKELARSTVKKIVAVSCNPLTLARDLALLVESGYRITRVTPIDQFLWSSHVEVVAALEK, from the coding sequence ATGAGCACCGAAACCGTAACTATCCAGAAGCTCGGCGCCCAGGGCGACGGTATTGCGCAAGGCACTGACGGGCCGATCTATGTGCCCTTCACGCTACCCGGCGAGACGGTTGCCATCGCCCGAGTGAAGAGCCATGGCACATTGATGTCGATCACATCGGCCTCGCCGGACCGGCAGGAGCCACCCTGTCGGCATTTCGGCCCGGAGGGCGTCAACGGCACCTGCGGCGGTTGCACGCTGCAGCATTATGCGGATCAGCCCTATCGCGCCTTCAAGCGCCAGCTGGTGGTCGATGCGCTGCGCTCCAAGGGGCTGGCACCCGAGGTCGACGACATTATCGCTGCCCATCCCGGCGAGCGCCGGCGTGTCGTCTTCGCCGCGCGCAAGACCGAGAAGGAGATGCTGATCGGCTTCAATCAGGCCGAAAGTCATCACATCGTCGCCATTCAGGAATGTCCGATCGCGTCGGCCGGGATCATGTCGCGGCTGCCGGCGATCAGGGCTGTGGGCGCTGCACTCGCCGTCAGCGCGGAGGCGTTTCGCATCTCCGTTCTGGAGACGCTCTCCGGTCTCGATATCGCTGTCGACGATATCAAGAAGCTCTCCGACAAGCAGCGCCGCAGTGCCATCGAGACCGTTCTCACCCTTCGCGGCATTGCCCGCGTCTCTTTGAACGGCGAAATCCTGGTCGAGCCGATGAAGCCGATGGTCGAGTTCGGCGGCGTACAGGTGTCGCCGCCGCCGGGCGCTTTTACTCAGGCGACGAAGCCGGCGGAAGAGGCCATGGCGGATCTGGTCGCCGCCCATGTCGGCAAGGCGAAGCGCATCGCCGATCTCTTCGCGGGCAGCGGCACATTCTCGCTGCGCCTTGCGCGCATCGGCCGTGTGCATGCCGTCGAAGGCGAAGACAAGCCGCTGGCAGCGCTCGACCATGCAGCGCGCAACACGCAGGGGCTGAAACCGGTGACCATCGAACGCCGCGACCTTTTCCGCCGACCGTTGATGGCGCAGGAGCTGAAAGCCTACGACGCCGTTGTCTTCGATCCACCCCGAGCCGGTGCGGAGTTCCAGAGCAAGGAACTGGCTCGCTCTACCGTCAAAAAAATCGTCGCCGTCTCCTGCAACCCCCTGACGCTCGCCCGCGATCTGGCCCTGCTTGTCGAAAGCGGCTACCGCATCACAAGGGTAACGCCGATCGACCAGTTCCTCTGGAGCTCGCATGTCGAGGTGGTGGCGGCGCTGGAGAAATAG
- a CDS encoding TlyA family RNA methyltransferase, translating into MSEPQRLDQLLVSLSLFASRSRARDAIQRGTVTVDGKVVSKPGALFTEDAEIAIDDPAQDYVSRAALKLVAALDHFQLDPKGQHCLDVGASTGGFTEVLLQRGAAHVTAIDVGHGQMHPRISADPRVTNIEGLNARNLTAADVGEPITFVASDVSFISLKLALAPALALAEPGSHCALLVKPQFEAGREAIGKGGLLKDPSSAPTVAAELERWFVEDVGWRSLGLIPSPIAGGDGNQEFLLAGIKP; encoded by the coding sequence ATGTCCGAACCGCAACGCCTCGACCAGCTTCTCGTCTCCCTTTCGCTTTTCGCCAGCCGTTCGCGGGCGCGCGACGCCATTCAGCGCGGCACGGTAACGGTTGACGGCAAGGTGGTGAGCAAGCCGGGGGCGTTATTTACCGAAGATGCTGAGATCGCGATCGACGATCCGGCTCAGGACTATGTGTCGCGGGCCGCGCTGAAATTGGTGGCGGCGCTCGATCATTTTCAGCTCGACCCAAAAGGGCAGCACTGTCTGGATGTCGGCGCCTCGACCGGCGGCTTCACCGAAGTGCTGCTGCAGCGGGGTGCCGCGCATGTCACCGCCATCGATGTCGGCCACGGGCAGATGCATCCGCGCATTTCAGCCGATCCGCGCGTCACCAACATAGAGGGCCTGAACGCCCGCAACCTTACGGCCGCAGATGTTGGCGAGCCCATAACCTTCGTCGCCTCGGACGTCTCCTTCATCTCGCTGAAGCTGGCGCTGGCACCTGCCCTGGCACTCGCAGAGCCGGGCTCGCACTGCGCGCTGCTCGTGAAGCCGCAATTCGAGGCCGGACGCGAGGCGATCGGCAAGGGCGGCCTGTTGAAGGACCCCTCCTCCGCTCCGACGGTCGCGGCAGAGCTGGAACGCTGGTTCGTCGAGGATGTGGGCTGGCGGAGCCTCGGTCTCATCCCCTCGCCGATCGCGGGTGGCGACGGCAATCAGGAATTTCTTCTCGCAGGGATCAAGCCATGA
- a CDS encoding DUF4424 domain-containing protein, whose amino-acid sequence MRGICGYATAMAMIAMPALANDSMAELKTGGLAYVRSGDISMEDEKLFISPTEVKVDYIFENTSDKDVESVVAFPMPDIEGVLDSTVAIEDADADNFLDFTVMQDGKPITPTLQQNVTVAGIDMTAELKAHNIPLRPLGSAAFNAVAKLPPDVLEDWTARGLITDDEYDDDGQGMKHHPTPIWTLHTTYWWRTKFPAGAKISVQHRYKPSVGGTVAITFAGDDDYKKEQLKTYQTKYCVDNAFLKTAAKLSDAADKGGRGYTESWISYVLSTGANWSGPIKHFQLTVDKGGPDNYVSFCGSGVKKTGPTTFQMTAENFSPEHDLDILILNAVPRN is encoded by the coding sequence ATGCGCGGAATTTGCGGTTATGCGACGGCTATGGCGATGATTGCTATGCCGGCCTTGGCGAATGATAGCATGGCTGAGCTCAAGACCGGCGGCCTCGCCTATGTCCGAAGTGGCGATATCAGCATGGAGGACGAAAAGCTCTTCATTTCTCCGACCGAGGTGAAGGTCGATTACATCTTCGAGAACACCTCGGATAAGGATGTCGAAAGCGTCGTTGCCTTTCCCATGCCGGATATCGAGGGCGTCCTCGATAGCACGGTCGCCATCGAGGACGCCGATGCCGACAACTTCCTCGATTTCACCGTCATGCAGGACGGCAAACCGATCACGCCGACTCTCCAGCAGAACGTGACAGTCGCCGGTATCGATATGACGGCGGAGCTGAAGGCGCACAATATTCCACTGCGACCGCTCGGCTCAGCCGCGTTCAACGCGGTTGCGAAGCTGCCGCCTGATGTGCTCGAGGACTGGACGGCGCGGGGCCTCATTACCGATGACGAATATGATGATGACGGCCAGGGCATGAAGCATCATCCGACGCCGATCTGGACCTTACACACGACCTATTGGTGGCGCACCAAGTTTCCGGCCGGCGCCAAGATCAGCGTCCAGCATCGCTACAAGCCGAGCGTTGGCGGCACGGTCGCCATCACCTTTGCTGGCGACGATGACTACAAAAAAGAGCAGCTCAAAACCTATCAGACCAAATATTGCGTGGACAACGCTTTTCTTAAAACTGCCGCTAAACTATCCGACGCCGCCGACAAGGGTGGCCGCGGCTATACCGAAAGCTGGATTTCCTATGTTTTGAGCACAGGCGCCAACTGGTCCGGACCGATCAAACATTTCCAGCTAACCGTCGATAAGGGCGGCCCGGACAACTACGTCAGTTTCTGCGGCAGCGGCGTCAAAAAGACCGGCCCCACGACCTTCCAGATGACAGCGGAGAATTTTTCTCCTGAGCATGACCTCGATATTCTGATCCTCAACGCAGTACCTCGGAATTAG
- a CDS encoding methyl-accepting chemotaxis protein — MFAKNLSLNGKLAITFAALIALFACVSAFVYAKEEVSTGAAAEQLKSQQLVNLIDDSLQAMLEQAVNLRGFLLLRSNSTYGDVGTNRDRMLKSMAAAKAVAANEPDLLSAIDAMQKAADLYFHQLAEPQMKARKETEMPLDQIVKIGQNETKGQLDGFREAAAKIKQAARAKADALSAIQDEANSDLRITLIVGGIVASLAAAVLAWLLARTIVRPIVGMTAAMGRLASGEHNIDVPAIGRGDEVGRMADAVLVFKDAAIEKLRLAGETDRMRGDAERQRRMSDEQKAREEGEIRFAMEGLAGGLAALASGNITARLDRAFAPQFDGVRADFNNAAEKLEAALQSVGRNASAINAGAGEIRSAADDLARRTEQQAAAVEETAAALEQVTTTVRDSAKRAEDVGHLVERAREGAEKSGEVVRKAVSAMQQIEKSSGEISNIISVIDDIAFQTNLLALNAGVEAARAGDAGKGFAVVAQEVRELAQRSANAAKEIKALITTSSDHVNTGVSLVGETGKALELIVSEVQEINRHVGAIVIATREQSTGLQEINTAVNNMDQGTQQNAAMVEEQTAASHALAREAASLNELLHQFRLNDMPRESKRPAVVTAQSRPAASPARALGRTVAKAFGGKAAAAVAQDEWQEF; from the coding sequence ATGTTTGCGAAGAATCTTTCTTTGAATGGCAAACTCGCCATCACCTTTGCCGCACTCATCGCTCTCTTCGCCTGCGTTTCCGCATTCGTTTACGCCAAGGAAGAAGTATCCACAGGGGCCGCCGCCGAACAGCTCAAGTCACAGCAGCTCGTCAATTTGATCGACGATTCCCTGCAGGCCATGCTGGAACAGGCCGTCAACTTGCGCGGCTTCCTGCTGTTGCGCAGCAATAGCACCTACGGCGACGTCGGCACCAATCGCGATCGCATGCTGAAGAGCATGGCGGCCGCCAAGGCGGTTGCCGCCAATGAGCCTGATCTGCTTTCGGCGATCGACGCCATGCAGAAGGCCGCAGACCTCTATTTCCACCAGCTCGCCGAGCCGCAGATGAAGGCGCGCAAGGAAACGGAGATGCCACTCGATCAGATCGTCAAGATCGGCCAGAACGAAACCAAGGGCCAGCTCGACGGCTTCCGTGAGGCGGCAGCCAAGATCAAGCAAGCTGCCCGCGCCAAGGCTGATGCCTTGTCCGCCATCCAGGACGAAGCCAACAGCGATCTTCGCATCACGCTGATTGTCGGCGGCATCGTCGCCTCGCTGGCCGCTGCCGTGCTTGCCTGGCTCCTCGCGCGCACCATCGTTCGCCCGATCGTCGGCATGACCGCCGCCATGGGCCGGCTTGCCAGCGGCGAGCATAATATCGATGTGCCCGCCATTGGCCGCGGCGATGAAGTCGGCCGCATGGCCGACGCCGTCCTCGTATTCAAGGATGCAGCGATCGAGAAGCTGCGTCTTGCGGGCGAAACCGACCGCATGCGCGGCGATGCCGAGCGTCAACGTCGGATGAGCGACGAGCAGAAGGCCCGCGAAGAGGGCGAGATCCGCTTCGCCATGGAAGGATTGGCCGGCGGACTTGCCGCCCTTGCCTCTGGCAATATCACCGCGCGCCTCGACCGCGCCTTTGCGCCGCAGTTCGACGGTGTCCGCGCCGACTTCAACAATGCCGCCGAAAAGCTGGAGGCCGCCCTGCAGTCGGTCGGCCGCAATGCTTCGGCGATCAATGCCGGTGCAGGCGAAATTCGCTCGGCTGCCGACGATCTTGCCCGCCGCACCGAGCAGCAGGCCGCCGCTGTCGAAGAGACAGCAGCAGCCCTTGAGCAGGTGACGACGACGGTTCGCGATTCGGCCAAGCGCGCCGAAGATGTCGGCCATCTCGTCGAACGTGCTCGCGAGGGTGCTGAGAAGTCCGGCGAAGTGGTGCGCAAGGCGGTCTCCGCCATGCAGCAGATCGAAAAGTCCTCGGGTGAGATCAGCAACATCATCAGCGTCATCGACGATATCGCTTTCCAGACCAACCTTCTGGCCCTGAATGCCGGCGTCGAAGCCGCCCGCGCCGGCGATGCCGGTAAGGGTTTTGCAGTCGTCGCCCAGGAAGTCCGCGAGCTCGCACAGCGTTCCGCCAACGCCGCCAAGGAGATCAAGGCGCTGATCACCACGTCGAGCGATCATGTCAACACCGGCGTCTCCCTGGTCGGAGAGACCGGCAAGGCGCTGGAGCTGATCGTTTCCGAAGTGCAGGAGATCAACCGCCACGTCGGCGCCATCGTCATCGCGACCCGCGAACAGTCGACGGGCCTGCAGGAGATCAACACCGCCGTCAACAACATGGACCAGGGCACGCAGCAGAATGCCGCCATGGTCGAGGAACAGACGGCGGCGAGCCACGCACTCGCCCGCGAGGCAGCCTCCCTCAACGAACTCCTGCACCAGTTCCGCCTGAATGACATGCCGCGTGAATCCAAGCGTCCAGCGGTCGTCACCGCCCAGTCGCGCCCGGCTGCTTCGCCTGCGAGGGCATTGGGCCGCACGGTGGCCAAGGCATTTGGCGGCAAGGCTGCTGCGGCTGTTGCCCAGGATGAGTGGCAGGAATTCTGA
- the ppk2 gene encoding polyphosphate kinase 2, giving the protein MSNPDKEHEYSDWLEAELADTLDEDYELELSEPALSEEIRKIYQKAHPAAMPRIDYFRALLSLQAELIKLQDWVTYHKEKVVVIFEGRDSAGKGGAIKRITQRLNPRVARVVALPAPSDREKTQWYFQRYVPHLPAGGEIVLFDRSWYNRSGVERVMGFATEDQVQQFFNDVPEFERMLVRSGIRLVKYWFSITDEEQQLRFLVRIHDPLKQWKLSPMDLQSRVRWEAYTKAKEETFARTNIPEAPWHIVEGNDKKRTRLNCMDHLLRQIPYEDVPHEDITLPERVFNPDYERKVLPPELYVPSKY; this is encoded by the coding sequence TTGAGCAATCCAGACAAAGAACATGAGTATTCCGACTGGCTCGAAGCGGAATTGGCCGATACGCTGGATGAAGACTATGAGTTGGAACTCTCGGAACCTGCTCTCTCCGAAGAGATCCGAAAAATCTACCAGAAAGCGCATCCGGCTGCGATGCCGCGCATCGACTACTTCCGCGCCCTGCTGTCATTGCAAGCCGAACTAATCAAGCTGCAGGATTGGGTGACCTATCACAAGGAAAAGGTCGTCGTGATCTTCGAGGGTCGAGATTCGGCGGGCAAAGGCGGAGCAATCAAGCGAATCACCCAAAGGCTCAACCCGCGCGTTGCGAGGGTCGTCGCGCTGCCAGCGCCATCCGATCGCGAAAAGACCCAATGGTATTTCCAGCGCTACGTGCCCCATCTGCCGGCGGGCGGTGAGATCGTTCTCTTCGACCGGTCTTGGTACAATCGCTCCGGTGTCGAGCGTGTGATGGGCTTCGCGACGGAAGATCAGGTCCAGCAGTTCTTCAACGACGTGCCCGAGTTCGAACGCATGCTGGTTCGCTCCGGGATCCGGCTTGTCAAATATTGGTTTTCGATCACCGACGAAGAACAGCAGCTTCGCTTTCTGGTGCGCATCCATGATCCCCTGAAGCAGTGGAAGCTATCGCCGATGGATCTACAGTCCCGCGTGCGGTGGGAAGCCTATACGAAGGCCAAGGAAGAAACCTTTGCTCGCACGAACATTCCGGAAGCGCCTTGGCACATCGTCGAAGGCAATGACAAGAAGCGCACCCGCCTGAACTGCATGGACCATCTGCTCAGGCAAATTCCCTATGAGGACGTGCCTCACGAGGACATCACCCTACCGGAGCGCGTCTTCAACCCCGACTATGAGCGCAAGGTGCTACCGCCAGAGCTTTATGTTCCGTCGAAGTACTAA